From one Bacteroides intestinalis DSM 17393 genomic stretch:
- a CDS encoding efflux RND transporter permease subunit, which translates to MLNKIIHFSLHNRILVLVASVLLLIGGTYTAMHTEVDVFPDLNAPTVVIMTEANGMAAEEVEQLVTFPVETAVNGATGVRRVRSSSTNGFSVVWVEFDWDTDIYLARQIVSEKLAVVSESLPTGVGKPTLGPQSSILGEMLIIGLTADSTSMLDLRTIADWTIRPRLLSTGGVAQVAVLGGDIKEYQIQLDPERMRHYGVTLNEIMTVTREMNLNANGGVLYEYGNEYIVRGVLSTDRVDQLARAVVRGGTASGSAPILLEDIADVHIGAKLPKLGTASERGKAAVLLTVTKQPATSTLELTDKLEASLEDLQKNLPPDVKVSTDIFRQSRFIESSIGNVQKSLFEGGIFVVIVLFLFLANVRTTVISLVTLPLSLITSLVTLHYMGFTINTMSLGGLAIAIGSLVDDAIVDVENVYKRLHENKLKPVEERLSILEVVFNASKEVRMPILNSTLIIVVSFVPLFFLTGMEGRMLVPLGIAFIVALAASTVVALTVTPVLCSYLLGKDKKKEEKESSDSYVARKMKQWYGAALAFVLGHKKIVLGSTIGLFVVALACFFTLGRSFLPPFNEGSFTINISSLPGISLEESDKMGHRAEELLLSIPEIQTVARKTGRAELDEHALGVNVSEIEAPFELKDRSRSEMVAEVREKLGTIVGANIEIGQPISHRIDAMLSGTKANIAIKLFGDDLNRMFTLGNEIKSAIQDIPGIADLNVEQQIERPQLIISPKREMLAKFGISLPEFSEFVNVCLAGETVSQVYEKGKSFDLTVRVRDDLRDEMEKIRNLMIDTSDGKKIPLNYIAEVRSAMGPNTISRENVKRKIVISANVADRDLRSVVNDIQARVDKDIKLPEGYHLEYGGQFESEQAASRTLLLTSLMSIAVIFLLLYHEFRSVKESAIILINLPLALIGGVFALLMTTGEVSIPAIIGFISLFGIATRNGMLLISHYNHLQREEGLNVYDSVIRGSMDRLNPILMTALSSALALIPLALGGDLPGNEIQSPMAKVILGGLLTSTFLNGFIIPIVYLMMHRKPAN; encoded by the coding sequence ATGTTAAACAAGATTATACATTTCTCACTTCATAACCGCATCCTGGTGCTTGTGGCCTCGGTGTTGTTACTGATAGGCGGAACTTACACCGCCATGCACACGGAAGTGGACGTATTTCCAGATCTCAATGCACCTACGGTTGTCATCATGACTGAGGCAAACGGTATGGCGGCAGAAGAAGTGGAACAACTCGTCACATTTCCTGTTGAAACAGCAGTGAACGGTGCAACAGGTGTGCGCCGCGTACGTTCTTCATCTACCAATGGATTCTCAGTAGTATGGGTAGAATTCGATTGGGATACGGATATTTATCTGGCCCGGCAAATTGTCAGCGAGAAGCTGGCTGTTGTAAGCGAAAGCTTACCTACCGGGGTAGGTAAACCGACACTGGGTCCACAATCATCCATTCTGGGCGAGATGCTGATTATCGGTCTGACTGCCGACTCTACCTCTATGCTTGACCTGCGTACAATAGCTGACTGGACCATCCGTCCGCGCTTACTCTCTACAGGCGGTGTGGCACAGGTAGCAGTACTGGGTGGTGATATAAAGGAATATCAGATACAATTAGATCCGGAACGGATGCGGCATTACGGCGTTACGCTGAATGAAATTATGACCGTAACCCGTGAAATGAATCTGAATGCAAACGGTGGTGTGCTATATGAATATGGCAATGAATACATTGTACGTGGAGTACTTTCTACCGATCGGGTAGATCAACTGGCACGTGCCGTGGTACGTGGTGGAACCGCTTCGGGCAGTGCTCCTATTCTGTTGGAAGACATTGCAGACGTACACATTGGAGCAAAATTACCCAAACTGGGTACAGCATCTGAACGGGGTAAAGCTGCCGTATTGTTGACTGTAACCAAACAACCGGCCACCAGCACGCTGGAATTAACGGATAAATTGGAAGCATCTTTAGAAGATTTACAGAAAAATCTGCCACCGGATGTAAAGGTCAGCACAGACATTTTCCGACAAAGTCGCTTTATCGAAAGCTCCATCGGAAACGTACAGAAGTCCTTGTTCGAAGGAGGTATCTTCGTGGTGATTGTACTATTCCTGTTCCTTGCAAATGTACGTACAACAGTGATCTCATTGGTTACACTACCACTTTCATTGATTACTTCACTGGTGACGCTGCATTATATGGGATTCACAATCAACACAATGAGTCTCGGTGGTCTTGCCATCGCTATCGGTTCGTTAGTGGATGATGCCATTGTGGACGTGGAAAACGTATATAAACGACTCCACGAAAACAAGTTGAAACCTGTGGAAGAACGACTTTCCATATTGGAAGTGGTATTCAACGCATCGAAAGAAGTACGTATGCCTATCCTGAACTCTACGCTGATTATCGTAGTTAGTTTCGTGCCCTTATTCTTCCTCACAGGTATGGAAGGCCGCATGCTGGTTCCTCTGGGTATTGCGTTCATTGTAGCATTGGCTGCTTCTACGGTAGTGGCACTGACGGTTACACCGGTACTTTGCTCTTATCTTTTGGGAAAAGACAAGAAGAAGGAAGAGAAAGAAAGCAGTGACTCGTATGTAGCACGTAAAATGAAACAATGGTATGGCGCTGCACTGGCTTTCGTACTGGGACATAAGAAGATCGTATTGGGCAGTACTATTGGTTTGTTCGTAGTAGCCTTGGCATGTTTCTTCACATTGGGCCGTTCGTTCCTGCCACCTTTCAACGAAGGTTCGTTTACGATCAACATATCTTCTTTGCCGGGTATCTCGTTGGAAGAAAGTGACAAGATGGGGCATCGTGCAGAGGAATTGCTACTCAGTATTCCTGAAATACAAACCGTTGCCCGCAAGACCGGACGTGCCGAACTGGATGAACATGCACTTGGAGTGAATGTTTCCGAAATAGAGGCTCCGTTCGAATTGAAAGATCGTTCACGTAGCGAAATGGTTGCTGAAGTACGCGAGAAATTGGGCACCATCGTAGGAGCGAACATAGAAATCGGGCAACCTATCAGTCATCGTATCGATGCTATGCTTAGCGGTACGAAAGCAAACATTGCTATTAAACTGTTCGGTGATGACCTGAACCGTATGTTTACTTTGGGTAATGAAATCAAAAGTGCCATCCAAGATATTCCTGGTATTGCCGACTTGAATGTGGAGCAACAGATAGAACGTCCTCAGCTTATCATTTCGCCCAAGCGAGAAATGTTGGCTAAGTTTGGTATCTCATTACCGGAATTCTCTGAGTTCGTGAATGTCTGTCTTGCAGGAGAAACCGTATCACAAGTTTACGAAAAGGGCAAAAGTTTTGACCTCACTGTACGTGTACGTGATGATCTTCGCGACGAAATGGAGAAGATACGCAACTTGATGATAGATACCAGCGACGGAAAGAAAATACCGTTGAACTACATCGCCGAAGTGCGTTCTGCAATGGGGCCGAATACTATCAGCCGCGAGAACGTAAAACGTAAAATTGTGATCTCTGCCAATGTTGCCGACCGTGACTTGCGCAGTGTGGTGAATGATATTCAGGCTCGCGTGGACAAGGACATCAAATTGCCGGAAGGATATCACCTTGAATACGGCGGTCAGTTTGAGAGCGAACAGGCAGCAAGCCGCACCTTATTACTCACATCGCTGATGAGTATTGCAGTGATCTTCTTACTACTTTATCATGAATTCCGCAGTGTGAAGGAAAGTGCGATTATTCTTATCAACCTGCCGTTGGCATTGATCGGTGGTGTATTTGCTTTGTTGATGACAACGGGAGAAGTGAGTATTCCTGCTATTATCGGTTTTATTTCACTGTTCGGTATTGCTACCCGAAACGGTATGTTGTTGATCAGCCACTACAACCACTTGCAACGGGAAGAAGGACTGAATGTGTATGACAGTGTAATCCGCGGTTCAATGGACCGTTTGAATCCAATTCTGATGACCGCGTTGTCTTCTGCTCTTGCACTTATTCCGTTGGCACTGGGAGGTGATTTGCCGGGTAATGAAATCCAAAGCCCGATGGCGAAGGTTATTCTCGGAGGTCTTTTAACTTCCACGTTCCTGAACGGTTTCATCATTCCGATTGTTTATCTGATGATGCACCGGAAACCGGCGAATTAA
- a CDS encoding TolC family protein: MKRILIFSFITFFLYAGMRAQSIGIDEVLHRIEANNKELQANAQLITSQKLENKSENNLPDPTLSYAHLWGSEDKSETIGELVVSQSFDFPTLYATRGKVNRLKTGALDAQSAAFRQQLLLQAKELCFDIIMLQHQQVILDERMKQAEELSTYYKKRLETGDANVLETNKINLELLNVRTEFRANQTALDNAWKSLLALNGDQSLQDNELSSFRSINDYPLPLLPNNYEQLRSEVLAADQTLLSLSSESAAARKQISASKQGWLPKLELGYRRNTESGTPFNGVVVGFSFPLFENRNKVKIAKAQSLNLDYQKENATFQAEATLAKLYSEAQSLQTSIQEYREAFSSQQDLALLKQALTGGQISVIEYFVEVSVIYQSKQNLLQLENQYQKVMAQIYKSKL, translated from the coding sequence ATGAAACGAATTCTTATATTTAGTTTTATCACTTTTTTCCTATATGCGGGGATGCGTGCCCAATCGATTGGCATAGACGAAGTGCTGCACCGCATTGAAGCGAACAATAAGGAGTTGCAGGCTAATGCGCAACTTATCACTTCACAGAAATTGGAAAACAAGTCGGAAAACAATTTGCCTGATCCCACTCTCTCGTATGCCCATTTGTGGGGTTCGGAAGATAAGAGCGAGACGATAGGTGAACTTGTTGTTTCCCAAAGCTTTGATTTCCCTACTTTATATGCTACACGCGGAAAAGTAAATCGACTCAAAACCGGTGCGCTTGATGCACAGTCTGCTGCTTTCCGTCAACAATTGTTGTTGCAAGCCAAGGAGCTTTGTTTCGATATCATCATGTTACAGCATCAGCAAGTGATTCTGGATGAACGCATGAAACAGGCTGAGGAACTCTCCACATACTACAAGAAACGTCTGGAAACAGGTGATGCCAATGTATTGGAAACAAACAAAATCAATCTGGAATTACTGAATGTACGTACAGAGTTCCGCGCCAATCAGACTGCGCTTGATAATGCCTGGAAATCTCTCCTTGCACTCAACGGAGACCAGTCTTTGCAAGACAATGAACTGAGCAGTTTCCGTTCCATCAATGATTATCCATTGCCGCTTCTTCCTAACAACTATGAACAGTTACGTTCGGAAGTGTTGGCAGCCGATCAGACTTTGCTGTCATTGAGCAGTGAAAGTGCTGCTGCCCGCAAACAGATTTCTGCAAGTAAGCAAGGCTGGTTGCCAAAATTGGAACTGGGATATCGCCGTAATACTGAGTCCGGTACTCCGTTCAATGGAGTTGTAGTGGGCTTTTCTTTCCCACTGTTTGAAAACCGCAATAAGGTGAAGATAGCCAAAGCACAATCTCTGAATCTCGACTATCAGAAAGAGAACGCTACTTTTCAAGCTGAGGCGACCTTAGCAAAACTGTATAGTGAGGCGCAATCATTGCAAACCTCCATACAGGAATATAGGGAAGCATTCAGTTCACAACAAGATCTTGCATTACTGAAACAAGCCCTTACCGGTGGACAGATCAGCGTGATAGAGTATTTTGTAGAAGTTTCTGTGATTTATCAAAGTAAACAGAATCTGCTTCAATTGGAAAATCAGTATCAGAAGGTAATGGCACAGATATATAAGAGTAAACTATAA
- a CDS encoding TonB-dependent receptor plug domain-containing protein, producing the protein MIKDNLCRYIWLRFYLFCFVCWLCASLQAQQVGDSITGKVHAIPEVGIKGRRVPPALSATAPLQQMKKTDMERLGVSDVADAVRHFSGVSVKDYGGVGGLKTVSVRSLGAQHTAVSYDGVTVSDCQSGQVDISRFSLDNVSELALSIGQSDNIYQTAKMFASAGALSIETARPDFSDRPLRLLANMKTGSYGLANPSLFYAQKLSNRFSLSAHADYLRADGNYPFKMWNGNKLIDSKRNNSDIETYRAELNLFVTLNEKQDLKAKVYLFDSERGLPGGVIYDNPYAAERLYDRNYFGQLKYENRFSEKWKLQASGKFNFSWNRDYNNESSGITDNRFRQTETYLSATLWNEPVKGLSFSLAQDFAYNYLSTTLQNNQYPERFTYLTAIATHYKSNRFSATASLLNTYITENVRTGKAAADRKRLSPAVSLSWKPFDFGLRFRASYKDIFRTPTFNDLYYLVIGNHNLKPEVTRQFNVGTTWSSTSLEFIDYLSLSVDAYYNRVKDKIVAVPTMFIWKMMNLGKVETIGTDINLAIEKELAEHYKLYLTGTYNFMQAEDITDRNSKIWRNQIIYTPKHSGSGSLTFENPYVNLTYNIMYASERYSIAQNIPENRIKSYTDHSISLSHTFKWKKQSLRIQLDALNLSDKNYEIVRFYPMPGRNYKVTINYKL; encoded by the coding sequence ATGATAAAAGATAATCTATGTCGGTACATCTGGCTACGGTTTTATTTGTTTTGCTTTGTATGTTGGCTTTGCGCCAGCCTGCAAGCACAACAGGTGGGAGACTCCATTACAGGAAAAGTACATGCAATTCCGGAAGTGGGGATAAAAGGTCGGCGTGTACCACCGGCTCTCTCAGCAACCGCCCCGCTCCAACAGATGAAGAAAACTGATATGGAACGTTTGGGAGTATCGGATGTGGCCGATGCAGTTCGCCATTTCTCGGGAGTCAGCGTTAAGGATTATGGTGGAGTTGGTGGATTAAAGACTGTTTCTGTACGCAGTTTGGGAGCGCAACATACAGCAGTCAGCTATGACGGAGTGACAGTCAGTGATTGTCAGTCAGGGCAGGTAGATATCTCCCGTTTTTCGTTAGACAATGTTTCTGAACTGGCACTCAGCATTGGGCAGAGTGATAATATTTACCAGACAGCAAAGATGTTTGCCTCTGCCGGTGCTTTAAGTATCGAAACCGCACGTCCGGACTTTAGTGACAGACCTTTACGGTTGCTTGCAAATATGAAAACCGGTTCTTACGGGCTTGCTAATCCTTCTTTATTTTATGCTCAAAAATTAAGTAACCGTTTCAGTCTTTCTGCCCATGCTGATTATTTACGAGCAGACGGCAATTATCCTTTCAAAATGTGGAATGGGAACAAACTGATTGACTCCAAACGAAACAATAGTGATATAGAGACTTATCGGGCAGAATTAAATTTGTTTGTAACTCTGAATGAGAAACAGGATTTGAAAGCCAAAGTTTATCTCTTTGATTCGGAAAGAGGGTTACCCGGCGGAGTAATTTATGACAATCCGTATGCTGCCGAAAGACTATATGACCGTAATTACTTCGGCCAATTGAAGTATGAGAATCGGTTCTCTGAGAAATGGAAACTACAAGCAAGTGGAAAATTTAACTTCAGCTGGAACCGGGACTATAATAATGAATCTTCCGGTATTACAGACAATCGTTTCCGCCAGACTGAGACTTACTTATCCGCTACCCTATGGAACGAACCGGTGAAAGGGTTATCTTTCTCATTAGCACAGGATTTCGCCTATAACTATTTGTCAACGACTTTACAGAACAATCAATATCCGGAACGTTTCACCTATTTAACAGCAATAGCCACACACTATAAAAGCAACCGATTTTCTGCTACCGCTTCCCTGCTGAATACTTATATTACAGAGAATGTACGGACAGGAAAAGCTGCTGCAGACCGTAAACGCCTTTCCCCCGCTGTCAGTCTGTCGTGGAAACCATTTGATTTTGGTCTACGTTTCAGAGCTTCATACAAAGATATCTTCCGTACACCGACATTCAATGATTTGTATTATCTGGTAATTGGCAACCATAATTTAAAGCCTGAAGTTACCCGGCAATTCAATGTAGGTACAACGTGGAGTTCTACTTCATTGGAATTTATCGACTATCTAAGCCTTTCAGTAGATGCTTATTATAATCGGGTGAAAGATAAAATTGTGGCAGTACCCACTATGTTTATCTGGAAGATGATGAATTTAGGTAAAGTCGAAACCATTGGTACGGATATTAACCTGGCAATTGAAAAAGAATTAGCAGAACATTATAAGTTATATCTCACAGGAACTTACAACTTCATGCAAGCGGAAGATATTACTGACCGTAATTCTAAAATATGGCGGAATCAGATTATATATACTCCGAAGCATTCAGGTTCAGGAAGTCTGACTTTTGAGAACCCGTATGTCAACCTGACTTATAACATAATGTACGCTTCGGAACGCTATTCAATTGCCCAGAACATTCCGGAAAATCGTATTAAATCTTACACTGACCACAGTATATCACTCTCGCATACCTTTAAATGGAAGAAGCAGTCACTACGCATACAGCTGGATGCCTTGAACTTGAGTGATAAGAACTACGAAATAGTCCGCTTCTACCCGATGCCCGGACGCAATTACAAAGTAACAATCAACTATAAATTATAA
- a CDS encoding DUF5074 domain-containing protein → MKKYWYKTAMLVIALGAFTACSDDDEPTIPKGPIAPVNGAYVINTGNWGENNGTIQWYDRDLKTISADLFAAANGAGIGDAQDLCIYGTKIYITCSSSAKIEVVDRKDFARIKTLNLKDESEKSIQPRYMTATGGNVYFTSYDGTVSRLDTTNLSITGKIEIGDHPEALTSANGKLYVNLSNYNNDGTGKYVAVVDIATFKKTKNIEVLLNPYDVCTTGEDGKVYFISCGDFRGNPVQTLQCIDPQTDQVTEICPASKIAIKNNKIYLIYAEYYEDAAPKSISVYDMNTKQTTRFANYSDFSNPGNIVVDPATGDVIIIDQPFSALNDIYVYGSDGVLKKKLETGYYTTNMRFVTE, encoded by the coding sequence ATGAAGAAGTATTGGTATAAAACCGCCATGCTGGTTATAGCATTAGGAGCATTTACCGCATGTAGTGATGATGACGAACCGACAATTCCGAAAGGACCGATAGCACCTGTTAATGGAGCATATGTTATTAATACAGGAAACTGGGGAGAGAATAATGGTACTATACAATGGTATGACAGAGATCTGAAGACAATTAGTGCAGATTTGTTTGCAGCTGCCAACGGAGCAGGTATCGGTGATGCACAGGACTTGTGTATATATGGTACAAAAATATATATCACTTGTTCCAGTTCAGCCAAGATTGAAGTGGTGGACAGAAAAGATTTCGCTCGTATAAAAACGTTGAACTTAAAAGACGAAAGTGAGAAGTCTATCCAACCACGATATATGACAGCTACCGGAGGAAATGTTTATTTCACCTCATACGATGGCACGGTATCACGCTTGGACACCACGAACCTCTCCATCACCGGAAAGATAGAAATAGGAGATCATCCGGAAGCATTGACTTCTGCAAATGGAAAACTCTATGTAAATCTGTCAAATTATAACAATGATGGTACCGGCAAATACGTGGCAGTTGTCGATATTGCTACTTTCAAGAAAACGAAAAACATAGAAGTACTTCTCAATCCTTATGATGTTTGTACAACCGGAGAAGACGGAAAAGTATATTTCATTTCATGTGGAGATTTCAGAGGAAATCCAGTTCAGACATTACAATGCATCGACCCGCAAACAGATCAGGTTACGGAAATATGCCCAGCCAGCAAAATAGCAATAAAAAACAACAAGATCTATCTCATTTATGCAGAATATTACGAAGATGCCGCTCCTAAAAGCATTTCTGTATATGACATGAATACCAAGCAAACTACGCGGTTTGCCAACTACAGCGATTTCTCCAATCCTGGTAATATTGTAGTCGACCCGGCTACAGGAGATGTAATTATCATCGATCAACCCTTCTCTGCTCTCAACGACATATATGTTTATGGTAGTGACGGCGTACTTAAAAAGAAGTTGGAAACCGGATACTATACCACTAATATGCGTTTTGTAACTGAATAA
- a CDS encoding ABC transporter substrate-binding protein: MKQISFFLTFWVTVLLLSACSGKNSTASGSAQGDTIPLHYSANLSLIDYEDYIVAQLRNPWDTAKILHTYVLVDKKQPLPHELPQGTLVRTPLSKAVIYSSVHCSLLKDFGDLNSIGGVCDLKYIKLPEIEEGCRNETIADVGDGMNPNIEKIIDLHPDAILLSPFENSGGYGRVEKLNVPIIECADYMETSSLGRAEWMRFYGLLFGKKTEADAMFASIERNYKDLQELVKPISFAPSVMCDLKTSSTWYTPGGNSTIAKLYSDAGANYIFREDTHSGSLPYPFEVIFEKGQQTDFWLIRYNQPVDKTYGELEKEFAPYAGFRAFKERNIYGCNTNRVPFYEETPFHPDWLLKDLIKIFHPSLLEGYELRYYNKLAE, encoded by the coding sequence ATGAAACAAATTTCTTTCTTTCTAACCTTTTGGGTGACAGTGTTACTTCTTTCCGCCTGTAGCGGAAAGAACAGCACTGCTTCCGGCTCTGCACAAGGAGACACCATCCCGCTGCACTACTCCGCTAATCTCTCTCTGATAGATTACGAAGATTACATCGTTGCACAGCTACGCAATCCCTGGGATACAGCAAAGATACTACACACCTATGTATTAGTAGACAAAAAACAGCCGTTGCCCCATGAACTGCCTCAAGGCACCCTTGTTCGCACTCCACTTAGTAAAGCCGTCATTTACTCATCCGTTCATTGCAGCTTACTGAAAGACTTTGGTGATTTGAATAGCATTGGTGGCGTATGCGACTTGAAGTATATCAAACTACCGGAAATAGAGGAAGGATGTCGAAACGAAACCATCGCCGATGTAGGTGATGGAATGAATCCCAATATTGAGAAAATCATAGACCTGCATCCCGATGCCATCCTCCTTTCTCCTTTCGAAAACAGTGGTGGATACGGACGTGTAGAGAAACTGAATGTACCCATCATTGAATGTGCCGACTATATGGAAACCTCTTCATTGGGACGTGCCGAATGGATGCGTTTCTACGGTTTATTATTTGGTAAGAAAACAGAAGCAGATGCTATGTTTGCTTCGATAGAAAGAAATTATAAGGATTTGCAAGAATTAGTAAAGCCTATCTCTTTTGCTCCCTCCGTGATGTGTGATTTGAAAACAAGCTCTACCTGGTACACTCCGGGTGGTAACAGTACCATCGCCAAACTATACTCTGATGCAGGTGCCAACTATATTTTCAGAGAAGATACACATAGCGGCTCACTCCCCTATCCTTTCGAAGTTATCTTTGAGAAAGGTCAACAAACGGATTTCTGGCTGATACGCTACAATCAACCCGTAGATAAAACATACGGGGAACTTGAAAAAGAGTTTGCCCCTTATGCAGGTTTCCGTGCCTTCAAAGAACGGAACATCTACGGATGCAATACCAACCGGGTTCCTTTTTATGAAGAAACACCTTTCCATCCAGACTGGTTATTGAAAGATTTAATTAAGATATTTCATCCTTCACTGTTGGAAGGGTATGAACTGAGATATTACAATAAATTAGCAGAGTAA